One Mycolicibacterium parafortuitum DNA segment encodes these proteins:
- a CDS encoding phosphodiester glycosidase family protein has product MTTPTANIRHLLATARVLAAATMCAAVLATAGAPQAHAASARELLAAAIANTRGSYLVYNFGGGFPAPMLNAAGNWYEMNNGGRLMIIKSASQRLAPRLLADSHTGYQARCERDPRARTGEGLWQASEIYSPIEAWQALGQPTIAINANFFDVRGQKGGSWKTTGCSSPLGAYVDNTRNLGRTNTKVTGTLAYAGKQGLSGGNEHWMALSTMILPVAGAPFVVPPRNDDDYDAATPVVTRLIDAGTRFVAVAGIGLLAPGETGQLNDPGPSAARTALAYAKDRDEMYVFQGGSYTPDQIQDLFRGLGSDTAVLLDGGGSSAIVLRRDTGGMWAGAGSPRGSCDTMAVLCDSRERAQPAWLAFN; this is encoded by the coding sequence GTGACGACTCCGACCGCAAACATCCGGCACCTCCTGGCCACCGCCCGAGTGCTCGCCGCCGCGACGATGTGTGCCGCCGTGCTCGCCACGGCCGGTGCCCCGCAGGCGCACGCCGCCAGTGCGCGGGAGCTGTTGGCCGCGGCGATCGCGAACACTCGTGGCTCGTATCTGGTCTACAACTTCGGCGGCGGGTTCCCGGCGCCGATGCTCAACGCCGCGGGCAACTGGTACGAGATGAACAACGGCGGACGGCTGATGATCATCAAGTCGGCCTCGCAGCGGCTCGCGCCGCGACTGCTCGCCGATTCGCATACCGGGTATCAGGCGCGCTGCGAACGGGATCCGCGGGCCCGGACCGGAGAGGGGCTGTGGCAGGCGTCGGAGATCTACTCCCCGATCGAGGCGTGGCAGGCGCTCGGCCAACCGACGATCGCGATCAACGCCAACTTCTTCGACGTGCGCGGCCAGAAGGGCGGGTCCTGGAAGACGACAGGCTGCAGCTCACCGCTCGGGGCGTACGTCGACAACACCCGAAACCTGGGCCGCACCAACACGAAGGTGACGGGCACGCTCGCCTATGCGGGTAAGCAGGGTCTCTCCGGCGGCAACGAGCACTGGATGGCGCTGTCGACAATGATCCTGCCGGTTGCGGGTGCGCCCTTCGTGGTACCACCGCGCAACGACGACGACTACGACGCGGCCACCCCGGTGGTGACCCGGCTGATCGATGCGGGCACGCGGTTCGTTGCGGTGGCGGGCATCGGGTTACTCGCGCCCGGGGAGACCGGCCAGCTCAACGATCCCGGCCCCAGCGCCGCGCGCACCGCGCTCGCGTACGCCAAGGACCGCGACGAGATGTACGTGTTCCAGGGTGGGAGCTACACCCCCGACCAGATCCAGGATCTGTTCCGCGGCTTGGGAAGTGACACCGCGGTGCTGCTCGACGGCGGCGGCTCGTCGGCGATCGTGCTGCGCCGCGACACCGGCGGCATGTGGGCCGGCGCCGGATCGCCGCGCGGCTCCTGCGACACGATGGCGGTGCTGTGCGATTCGCGCGAGCGCGCCCAACCGGCCTGGCTCGCGTTCAACTAG
- a CDS encoding MarR family winged helix-turn-helix transcriptional regulator — translation MEWLTDEQQQIWRDYLALTSRLHTAMHRQLQQDCELSLSDYDVLVALSEHGPMRINELGELIGWEQSRLSHQLRRMRGRGLVERESDGDDRRGASVTLTDAGMAALHTAAPGHVDLVRSVVFDGLTPAEQREFGAALATVLSRLRASRPGT, via the coding sequence ATGGAGTGGCTCACTGACGAGCAGCAGCAGATCTGGCGCGACTACCTGGCACTGACCAGCCGGCTGCACACCGCGATGCATCGTCAGCTACAGCAGGACTGCGAACTGTCGTTGTCCGACTACGACGTGCTGGTGGCGCTGTCCGAACACGGCCCGATGCGTATCAACGAACTCGGTGAGCTGATCGGATGGGAGCAGAGCCGGCTGTCGCATCAGCTGCGCCGGATGCGCGGGCGCGGCCTGGTCGAGCGCGAGAGCGACGGCGACGACCGGCGCGGTGCGAGCGTGACGCTCACCGACGCCGGGATGGCGGCGCTGCACACCGCCGCGCCCGGGCACGTGGACCTGGTCCGGTCCGTGGTGTTCGACGGGCTCACCCCGGCCGAGCAGCGCGAGTTCGGTGCCGCGCTCGCCACGGTGCTCTCCCGGCTGCGCGCCTCCCGCCCGGGGACCTGA
- a CDS encoding pirin family protein produces the protein MTSTRSTVDIRRAGDRASTRIDWLDSKHSFSFGDHYDPGNTHHGLLLVNNDDIVKPGTGFDTHPHRDMEIVTWVLRGSLVHQDSTGHSGVIYPGLAQRMSAGRGILHSEKNDSWTLTGEQSHSEPVHFVQMWVVPDESGITPGYQQLEIDDELLRGDLVTIASGMPEHSDATAISIRNRYAALHGARLEPGQSVELPDAPYLHLFVPRGAVALEGAGELLEGDAVRFTASGGQRVTATEPAEILVWEMHARLGAA, from the coding sequence ATGACCAGCACCCGCAGCACTGTCGACATCCGGCGCGCCGGCGACCGTGCCAGCACCCGGATCGATTGGCTGGACTCCAAGCACTCGTTCTCGTTCGGCGACCACTACGACCCCGGCAACACCCACCACGGGCTGTTACTGGTCAACAACGACGACATCGTCAAACCCGGCACCGGATTTGACACCCACCCGCATCGCGACATGGAGATCGTGACCTGGGTGCTGCGCGGTTCCCTGGTGCACCAGGACTCGACGGGCCATTCGGGGGTCATCTACCCGGGCCTGGCCCAGCGAATGTCGGCCGGGCGCGGGATCCTGCACTCCGAGAAGAACGACTCCTGGACCCTGACCGGCGAACAATCCCACAGCGAGCCAGTGCATTTCGTGCAGATGTGGGTGGTCCCCGACGAATCCGGCATCACGCCGGGCTATCAGCAGCTGGAGATCGACGACGAACTGCTGCGTGGCGACCTGGTGACCATCGCCTCGGGGATGCCTGAGCACAGCGACGCGACGGCGATCTCGATCCGCAACCGGTACGCCGCGCTGCACGGCGCCCGGCTCGAACCCGGCCAGAGCGTCGAGCTTCCCGACGCCCCGTACCTGCATCTGTTCGTGCCGCGCGGCGCCGTCGCCCTCGAAGGCGCCGGCGAGCTGCTCGAAGGCGACGCGGTCCGGTTCACCGCATCCGGCGGCCAGCGCGTCACCGCCACCGAACCCGCCGAAATCCTGGTCTGGGAGATGCATGCGAGACTCGGTGCCGCATAG
- a CDS encoding SRPBCC family protein, producing MSAVSRTFTVELAPALTLDYLKDFRHTEQWDPGTRSCDRIDAGPIAEGAYWHNVCKLLGLTVELTFRLDDVTDRRLVFVGENQSARITDTITVEPKRAGSTITYRSDLETYGTARIFRPLITLVLQKRAADIERRMSSVLNRLATVDK from the coding sequence ATGTCCGCCGTCTCCCGAACCTTCACCGTCGAATTGGCGCCTGCGCTGACGCTGGACTACCTCAAAGACTTCCGCCACACCGAGCAGTGGGATCCCGGCACCCGCAGTTGTGATCGCATCGACGCCGGCCCCATCGCCGAGGGCGCCTACTGGCACAACGTGTGCAAGCTGCTGGGTTTGACGGTGGAGCTCACGTTCCGGCTCGACGACGTCACCGATCGCCGGCTGGTGTTCGTCGGCGAGAACCAGTCCGCGCGGATCACCGACACCATCACGGTCGAACCCAAACGCGCTGGGTCGACGATCACCTACCGATCTGATCTCGAAACCTATGGCACCGCAAGGATTTTCCGCCCGCTGATAACGCTGGTGCTGCAGAAACGGGCCGCCGACATCGAGCGGCGGATGTCGTCGGTCCTGAACAGGCTCGCGACGGTCGACAAATAG
- a CDS encoding PQQ-dependent sugar dehydrogenase, with the protein MRDSVPHRRIGALLAASAVLAGCAESPQTAETTTPPPATPETTAATPAAGFGSVAVEVRDGLTEAPFDEPREAVVPDGWTMSVWARTSRPRLMAWAPDGTLLVSVPSTGHVLRYVPRGDDAPEESVLLDDLDEPHGLAFDGATLYVAESDQVNAYDYADGAARSARVVAGGLPDDRSPDLRGAYSHVLKSVAVGPDGAVYFSIGSTGNISAGDRTATPPRATIMRVPPGGGPAEPFATGVRNGTGLAVAPDGAVWIANNGRDNVAFPEPGPSYGKVLPDYVGDNPPEQVAKLTPGRELGWPYCNNVGGPADLPFVRDVQTNPDGAQLDCDALPAVEQSMGAHSAPLGLSFTDGELPEPFARGALVGVHGSWNRQPPRAPEVSFYPWRDGGLGDQQTLVGGFQAEDGSRWGRPVAAVVGPDGAVYITDDAADAIYRLTPG; encoded by the coding sequence ATGCGAGACTCGGTGCCGCATAGACGAATCGGCGCCCTGCTCGCGGCGTCGGCGGTGCTGGCCGGATGCGCGGAGTCCCCGCAGACAGCCGAGACCACGACACCGCCACCGGCCACCCCGGAGACGACGGCCGCCACCCCGGCCGCCGGATTCGGGTCCGTCGCCGTCGAGGTCCGCGACGGCCTGACCGAGGCGCCGTTCGACGAACCCCGCGAAGCCGTGGTCCCCGACGGCTGGACGATGTCGGTGTGGGCGCGCACGTCGCGGCCGCGCCTGATGGCCTGGGCACCCGACGGGACACTGCTGGTCTCGGTGCCCAGCACCGGCCACGTACTGCGGTACGTGCCGCGCGGTGACGACGCGCCCGAGGAGTCCGTGCTGCTCGACGATCTCGACGAACCGCACGGGCTGGCCTTCGACGGCGCCACGCTGTACGTCGCCGAAAGCGACCAGGTCAACGCCTACGACTATGCCGACGGTGCGGCGAGGAGCGCGCGCGTGGTCGCCGGCGGGCTGCCCGATGACCGCAGCCCGGATCTGCGGGGCGCGTACTCCCACGTGCTCAAGAGCGTCGCCGTCGGACCCGACGGCGCGGTGTACTTCTCCATTGGTTCCACGGGAAACATTTCCGCAGGCGACCGGACCGCGACGCCGCCACGGGCGACCATCATGCGGGTGCCGCCCGGCGGCGGGCCCGCCGAGCCGTTCGCGACCGGCGTCCGCAACGGCACCGGGCTGGCCGTCGCCCCCGACGGCGCGGTCTGGATCGCCAACAACGGGCGTGACAACGTCGCGTTCCCTGAACCAGGGCCGTCCTACGGCAAGGTGCTGCCCGACTACGTCGGCGACAACCCGCCCGAGCAGGTCGCCAAGCTCACCCCAGGCCGCGAGCTCGGCTGGCCGTACTGCAACAACGTCGGCGGACCGGCCGACCTGCCGTTCGTCCGCGACGTCCAGACCAACCCCGACGGCGCGCAGCTCGACTGTGATGCGCTGCCGGCGGTCGAGCAGAGCATGGGGGCGCATTCGGCGCCCCTGGGCCTGAGCTTCACCGACGGCGAGTTGCCCGAGCCGTTCGCGCGGGGTGCGCTCGTCGGCGTGCACGGGTCGTGGAACCGGCAGCCACCGCGCGCCCCCGAGGTGTCGTTCTATCCGTGGCGCGACGGTGGGCTCGGCGATCAGCAGACCCTCGTCGGCGGCTTCCAGGCCGAGGACGGCTCCCGCTGGGGCCGGCCGGTGGCCGCGGTCGTCGGGCCCGACGGCGCGGTCTATATCACCGACGACGCCGCCGACGCGATCTACCGGTTGACGCCGGGTTAG